The genomic DNA CCAACGGAACGGTTCGTGCGATTGAAAACCGTTGTCCTCATAAAGGTGGTGTATTAAGCGAAGGGATTGTCAGTGGTGATTCGGTCTTCTGTCCAATGCATGATTGGAAGATCTGCTTAGAGGATGGATTAGTTCAAGCACCGGATAAAGGTTGCGTCAAAACTTATTCTACGGTTATTGAAGGAGAAGACGTGTTTCTTCTTATTGAATAGTGATTCTATGCATACAAAGAAAAGGGGTTATACCGTTGCTCTTAGGGGAACGGAGAATTCCTTTTCTTTTTGCTTGAATATTTATTAGGGTATATAAATAAAAACACAAATTCATCTTGAAAAAGTATTCTTTTATGCATTATAATTCAGAAGGTAGTTGGAATTATACATTACAAGTTTCTGTTATTTTAAAAATTCGGAAAATT from Robertmurraya sp. FSL R5-0851 includes the following:
- the nirD gene encoding nitrite reductase small subunit NirD, with protein sequence MVNKNISKVLISSLQELPERLGKTFHVGNMELAVFKLSNGTVRAIENRCPHKGGVLSEGIVSGDSVFCPMHDWKICLEDGLVQAPDKGCVKTYSTVIEGEDVFLLIE